One region of Ptiloglossa arizonensis isolate GNS036 chromosome 8, iyPtiAriz1_principal, whole genome shotgun sequence genomic DNA includes:
- the LOC143150060 gene encoding sialin, with amino-acid sequence MGKMAFFREVNEKIPRRGILGAMMFLACMFSYMIRTNLSITIVAMVNTTSKHGDSGPMCNVASLNITGNKTTTINDYGERYEWNQHIQGLLLSGYFYGVLPASVPAGVLAEKYGGSKVVAYATLIPAVLNLLMPWAAGLHYGVVFVLRFLMGFFGAAVYPALHAMIARWVPPSEKGMFVWTMQGGPFGTVVTFALCGQVISAFGWKTAYYVTSVLIFIFYALWVFLIYDTPDSHPGITEKEKSYIKEQIGTSVSKQKVKLPVKAVLTSVPFLVLLWAHFANMWGIYFIATNGPKYTLEVLGFNMKSGGVITGLPYIARLGAGVVFAAAGDYVRRKNFLSLGWIRKIFMIFSHVGPAVALIIMTYAGCDAITAIVMLILALTFNGAACQTNLQNHQDLAPNFAGSLYGIMNTFGSFPGFIIPPIIGALTNERNGIEEWRIMFWISAAVFTSATVFFWFFGSAEIQPWNDLNQQNAPEITDEEKQMTGVPTRELETEEEGENERL; translated from the exons AGAAAATACCTAGAAGAGGAATTTTAGGAGCAATGATGTTTTTAGCGTGTATGTTTTCATACATGATTCGCACAAATTTATCCATTACCATTGTCGCTATGGTAAATACAACTAGCAAACACGGAGATAGTGGTCCAATGTGTAATGTTGCATCCTTAAATATTACCGGAAACAAAACTACGACGATTAACGAT TATGGCGAAAGATATGAATGGAACCAACATATACAAGGTCTGTTACTCTCTGGCTACTTTTATGGGGTACTCCCAGCAAGTGTACCCGCTGGTGTTTTAGCTGAAAAATATGGGGGTTCTAAAGTAGTAGC ATATGCAACACTAATACCTGCAGTATTAAACCTTTTGATGCCTTGGGCAGCTGGTCTTCATTATGGTGTGGTATTTGTACTTCGTTTTCTGATGGGTTTCTTTGGT gcAGCTGTTTATCCCGCACTTCATGCAATGATTGCTAGATGGGTTCCTCCCAGTGAGAAGGGCATGTTTGTGTGGACAATGCAAG GTGGTCCTTTTGGAACAGTAGTAACATTTGCTTTATGCGGACAAGTAATTAGTGCATTTGGTTGGAAAACTGCATATTATGTTACAAGTGTGcttatattcattttttatgCATTATGGGTTTTTCTTATATACGATACACCCGATTCTCACCCAGGAattacagaaaaagaaaaaagttatattaaaGAACAAATAGGTACAAGTGTTTCCAAGCAGAAg GTGAAATTACCAGTGAAAGCTGTTCTTACTTCTGTACCATTCTTGGTTTTATTATGGGCACATTTTGCCAATATGTGgggtatttattttatagctaCTAACGGACCAAAATATACATTAGAAGTACTTGGTTTTAACATGAAATCG GGTGGAGTAATTACAGGATTACCTTACATAGCTAGACTTGGTGCTGGAGTAGTGTTTGCTGCAGCTGGTGATTATGTCCGAAGAAAGAACTTTTTGAGTTTAGGAtggattcgaaaaatatttatgatttttt caCATGTTGGCCCGGCAGTTGCCTTAATTATAATGACATACGCTGGCTGTGACGCGATAACTGCAATTGTTATGTTAATACTAGCCTTAACTTTCAACGGAGCTGCGTGTCAGACTAATTTACAAAATCACCAAGATCTTGCACCGAACTTTGCTGGTTCTTTATATGGTATCATGAATACTTTTGGTAGTTTTCCTGGCTTTATTATTCCGCCAATTATTGGTGCTTTGACAAATGAGAGG AACGGAATAGAAGAATGGCGTATCATGTTTTGGATCTCTGCAGCAGTATTTACATCTGCAACAGTATTCTTCTGGTTCTTTGGTTCAGCAGAGATTCAACCATGGAATGATTTAAATCAACAAAATGCGCCGGAAATTACTGACGAAGAGAAACAAATGACAGGGGTACCTACAAGAGAATTAGAGacggaagaagaaggggaaaatGAACGTCTTTAA